In a single window of the Candidatus Methylomirabilota bacterium genome:
- a CDS encoding prepilin-type N-terminal cleavage/methylation domain-containing protein codes for MTPPAPATRPRGFTLLEVLLALALVATLLVIAFGGLRVALASWRRGEDRAETQQHVRGIAQALARTLGGAYPYRGAPGPTLDPVVLFVGGASRLEFVTQSPPFPFAVPIAFTAVVIVLDESADRPGLVIRQRPLPNQNPFTDAEIVFHDPSVTALAFQYLDVGGEWVDRWDARTDNATPRAVRVAVGATLDGRAQTLPPFTVSLRVGETTGQ; via the coding sequence ATGACGCCACCCGCACCTGCGACGCGCCCGCGCGGCTTCACCCTCCTCGAGGTGCTGCTCGCGCTCGCGCTCGTGGCGACGCTCCTCGTGATCGCGTTCGGCGGCCTGCGCGTCGCGCTCGCCTCCTGGCGCCGCGGCGAGGATCGGGCCGAGACCCAGCAGCACGTGCGTGGCATCGCGCAGGCGCTCGCGCGCACGCTCGGCGGCGCCTATCCGTACCGGGGCGCCCCCGGCCCCACGCTGGACCCGGTCGTGCTCTTCGTCGGCGGCGCGAGCCGGCTCGAGTTCGTCACGCAGTCGCCGCCGTTCCCCTTCGCCGTGCCGATCGCGTTCACCGCGGTCGTGATCGTGCTCGACGAGAGCGCGGACCGCCCGGGACTCGTGATCCGGCAGCGCCCGCTGCCGAACCAGAACCCGTTCACGGACGCGGAGATCGTCTTCCACGACCCGAGCGTCACCGCCCTCGCCTTCCAGTACCTGGACGTGGGCGGCGAGTGGGTCGACCGGTGGGACGCGCGGACCGACAACGCGACGCCGCGCGCCGTCCGCGTCGCGGTCGGCGCGACGCTCGACGGCCGGGCGCAGACGCTCCCACCCTTCACCGTCTCGCTGCGGGTCGGGGAGACCACGGGCCAATGA
- a CDS encoding GspH/FimT family pseudopilin, producing MGKRAEVGARGFTLLELVIALFVIALAVGLVGPAIGRSTDSVRARADVAGFAAFFRHAREQAITRREALRVVVEPDAHRLTLLAGEDDVLRARVFPERLVIVPASSNAGTVRFAPEGTSTGGEYRLASGSVSYRVTVDPITGRVRSIRQ from the coding sequence ATGGGAAAACGCGCAGAAGTAGGCGCGCGCGGGTTCACGCTCCTCGAGCTGGTCATCGCCCTCTTCGTCATCGCGCTGGCGGTCGGCCTCGTCGGCCCCGCGATCGGCCGCAGCACCGACTCGGTCCGCGCCCGCGCGGACGTCGCGGGCTTCGCCGCCTTCTTCCGCCACGCGCGCGAACAGGCCATCACGCGCCGCGAGGCGCTCCGGGTCGTCGTCGAGCCCGACGCGCACCGGCTGACGCTCCTGGCCGGCGAGGATGACGTGCTGCGCGCGCGCGTCTTCCCCGAGCGCCTCGTGATCGTCCCCGCGTCGTCGAACGCGGGCACGGTTCGCTTCGCGCCCGAGGGAACCTCCACCGGGGGCGAGTACCGGCTCGCCTCGGGCAGCGTGAGCTACCGCGTCACCGTGGACCCCATCACCGGCCGCGTCCGGAGCATCCGACAATGA
- the gspG gene encoding type II secretion system major pseudopilin GspG, whose translation MRRPARAWIGRDQRGFTLIELLVVIIVLGLLVGLVGPRLFGRVGQSKQAAARAQIELLGAGLDQYRLDTGAYPTGAQGLDALQRNPNVANWNGPYLKKDVPKDPWGNAYKYRCCPGQHGDYDLWSEGADGQPGGEGENADIMSWENAQK comes from the coding sequence GTGAGGCGGCCCGCGCGCGCATGGATCGGCCGCGATCAGCGCGGGTTCACCCTCATCGAGCTGCTGGTGGTGATCATCGTGCTCGGGCTGCTCGTCGGCCTGGTGGGGCCGCGGCTGTTCGGTCGCGTCGGCCAGTCGAAGCAGGCGGCCGCGCGCGCGCAGATCGAGCTGCTCGGCGCCGGGCTCGATCAGTACCGCCTCGACACCGGCGCCTATCCGACGGGCGCGCAGGGCCTCGACGCGCTCCAGCGGAATCCGAACGTGGCCAACTGGAACGGCCCCTACCTCAAGAAGGACGTGCCCAAGGACCCATGGGGCAACGCGTACAAGTACCGCTGCTGTCCCGGCCAGCACGGGGACTACGACCTCTGGTCGGAGGGGGCCGACGGCCAGCCCGGCGGCGAAGGGGAGAACGCCGACATCATGTCATGGGAAAACGCGCAGAAGTAG
- a CDS encoding type II secretion system protein, producing the protein MTPRAPTAGAPESGFTLLEVVVALAILSIAIVASIQGFAQGLRLLKTAGDHQQAMLLADQKIREVLVPAEEKQSGTEGAFTWERTITVDPTPELERSRATASWTIYRIAVRVGWGDRSHVELVTLRASIEKAVTR; encoded by the coding sequence ATGACGCCCCGCGCGCCCACGGCCGGCGCGCCCGAGTCGGGCTTCACGCTCCTCGAGGTGGTCGTCGCGCTCGCGATCCTGAGCATCGCGATCGTTGCGTCCATCCAGGGCTTCGCGCAGGGCCTCCGGCTCCTCAAGACCGCCGGCGACCACCAGCAGGCGATGCTGCTCGCCGACCAGAAGATCCGCGAGGTCCTGGTTCCGGCCGAGGAGAAGCAGTCGGGGACGGAAGGAGCGTTCACGTGGGAGCGGACGATCACGGTGGACCCGACGCCCGAGCTCGAACGCTCGCGCGCGACGGCATCGTGGACGATCTACCGGATCGCGGTCCGGGTGGGCTGGGGCGACCGGAGCCACGTCGAGCTGGTCACGCTGCGCGCCTCGATCGAGAAGGCCGTGACACGATGA